CAGGCCATCTCCGGGCTCATGTCCCTGACCGGCCCCACCGACGGCGAGCCCTACCGGGCCGGTGTCGCCGTCTTCGACGTGATGGCCGGGCTGCACGCCACCATCGGCGTCCTGTCCGCGCTGAACCTGCGGCACGAGACCGGGGTGGGCCAGCACGTGGAGGTCAACCTGCTGGCCTCGGCGCTGTCCGGGATGGTCAACCAGACCTCGGCCGCGGTCGCCGGGGGCCAGGTGCCCTTCCGGATGGGCAACAGCCACCCCTCGCTGTTCCCCTACGAGCCGCTGCAGTGTGCCGACGGCGAGCTGATCATCACCGCCGGCAACAACGGCCAGTTCCGCAAGCTCGTCGAGGTGCTCGGCGTCCCCGAGCTCGCCGACGACCCCCGCTTCGCCCGCAACGAGGACCGCACCGCCAACCGCGACGAGCTGCGGCCGCTGCTGGTCGAGCAGCTGTCGCGCAAGGGCAAGCAGGAGTGGTTCCGGGAGATCATCGCCGCCGGCGTGCCGTGCGGGCCGATCAACACCGTCGACCAGGGCGTCGCCTTCGCCGAGGAGGTCGGGCTGGACCCCGTCGTCCAGGTGGGTGGCGTGCCCTCGATCCGCAACCCGATCACCTTCTCGGCCACCGCGGCGTCCTACCGGCTCCCCCCACCCGGCCTGGACGAGCACGGCGACGAGATCCGCACCTGGCTGCAGTCGTGACCGAGCCACGGCGGTACGAGACCGCCCTGGGCGCCTCCAGCCGGGACAGCATCACGCTGCTCGGGCAGGACCTGGCCCGCGACGTCATGGGCTCGGTCGGCTTCGGTGAG
This sequence is a window from Geodermatophilaceae bacterium NBWT11. Protein-coding genes within it:
- a CDS encoding CoA transferase; the encoded protein is MAEPNPTGPLAGLLVADFSRILAGPYATMLLADLGAEVVKVEGPGGDDTRTWAPPVRDGVATYYLGVNRNKRSVALDLKDETDNAAARELARRADVVVENFKPGGLARFGLDYDTVAATNRRVVYASISGFGSGPGGAALPGYDLIVQAISGLMSLTGPTDGEPYRAGVAVFDVMAGLHATIGVLSALNLRHETGVGQHVEVNLLASALSGMVNQTSAAVAGGQVPFRMGNSHPSLFPYEPLQCADGELIITAGNNGQFRKLVEVLGVPELADDPRFARNEDRTANRDELRPLLVEQLSRKGKQEWFREIIAAGVPCGPINTVDQGVAFAEEVGLDPVVQVGGVPSIRNPITFSATAASYRLPPPGLDEHGDEIRTWLQS